Within Candidatus Zixiibacteriota bacterium, the genomic segment AACTACACCTTGAAACGGGCAGGCTCAATTTATTTGATAACATAGTAACTTGGCTATTCCTGAGCCTATGCGAAGGAATAGGTGTGACCTGACGGTCACGTTGGTGCGCGACCGGGACGTCCCGCACGAAGAATCAAAACAGACATTTCCAGCCCCCCCACTCACCCGCCAGCGGCCTTTCTTGCCCTACGGATATCCCTCCGCGCCCGATTATGCTCGGCATTCGTTTTTGTAAATCTATGCCCGCCGCTGCCATCAGCCACAAAAAATAAATACTCATGTATATCGGGACTAAGCACTGCCTTTATCGCCTCAAGCCCCGGTGAGTTTATTGGGGTCGGAGGGAGACCATATTTTCGATATGTATTGTACGGCGTAATAATAGCAATATCCTTCGTATACAACGGCCTGTCCAGCCCGCCCAATCCATATATAACAGTCGGGTCGGCATCGAGCCGCATTCTCTTCTCGAGACGATTAAGATATACCGAAGCGATTTTCGGCTTCTCGGCATCGATCATGGCCTCTGCTTCGACAATCGATGCCAGTATCAACACCTGCTCGGGAGTAAGACCATTAGCTGATTTTGTCGAGATGACATTTTCTGTCTGGCCGCGAAACATCTGTACCATTTGACTCAACGCCTCTTTAGCGCCCGTATGCCACGGGAAAAAATATGTTTCAGGAAAAAGATAACCCTCTAAATACGGCAGTTTAAGCTCCTGCAGAAACGCCGCATTTTTGGAAAGCGCAATAACTTCGGCTGAATCGGCATTCATCGTCCGCGCGAGTTGTGAGGCTACCCTCCAAATTGGAGACCCCTCAATAATGGTCACCCGGACTTTAAGAAAATCCCCCGATGCGAGTTTATCGAGAGCCGACTGAATAGAATTATCTCCCGAAAAATCATATCTCCCGACAACAAGCTTCTTATCGACCCCGCGAATTCTTGCGGCAACTTTGAGCGCTCGCGCCGATTTCACCACTCCGCCATTCACGAGGCTGTCAGCGACAAAGGCAAAAGAGTCCCCCGGCTTTATGACAACTGTGACAAGCCCCGCGCCGATATCCTTCATCGCATAATAGCTGTACAGCCCGTAACCACCAATGACTAATGCGACAATAAAAATGAGCAGAACAATTTTCTTAACCATACCGTTATTCCGTTGTACCACCAACAATCCGCTGACGACTACATGCACAATGAACATTCCCGCCCCTATTGTCATGAGCAGGGTTGTCATAACAACATAGACGATTACATCCCATACTTTATTCATTGCCGCTGTGGAAGGCTTGCTCATCGAGAAAGCGCTGCAAAATTATAACCGCGGCAATGGCATCGATACGTTTTTTGTCCTGTCCGACTTTTTTGCCATGTGCGTGGATGACATCATGGGCGTCCTCCGACGTATAACTCTCATCAAAACGGTGTATGGGAGCGGAGATTGATTCTTGGAGCTTTAATATAAATTTGTCGATCTCGAGACACGCCTTGCTCACTTCCCCGGACTGATGCAGGGGATAGCCGAAAACAATCCCGTCGGGACTGACATCCCCAATAAGCTGGCTTAACTGCTTGACGGCGTCTTCGACTGATTTTACAGTAAGCACCGTATACGAAGAAGCAATCATCCCGCTCAGATCGCTTTTGGCTACACCTATACGTCGTGTGCCATAATCAATTCCTAAAAATGTCCGGTCAAGACGCATTGTCATTCGTAGAAAGTAACCGGCACAATGAATTAGTGCAAAGTCAAAAATAGCGGATGTGAGGGGCTTCTTACTCCCGCACAAAGACAATATAATCAGTCATGGGCGGCTCATATCCGTCCTGACGGAGCAAAAGCGCAACCTGCGCCCGATGGTAACTGGCATGATTGACGACATGGGT encodes:
- the ruvX gene encoding Holliday junction resolvase RuvX, giving the protein MTMRLDRTFLGIDYGTRRIGVAKSDLSGMIASSYTVLTVKSVEDAVKQLSQLIGDVSPDGIVFGYPLHQSGEVSKACLEIDKFILKLQESISAPIHRFDESYTSEDAHDVIHAHGKKVGQDKKRIDAIAAVIILQRFLDEQAFHSGNE
- the mltG gene encoding endolytic transglycosylase MltG; translation: MSKPSTAAMNKVWDVIVYVVMTTLLMTIGAGMFIVHVVVSGLLVVQRNNGMVKKIVLLIFIVALVIGGYGLYSYYAMKDIGAGLVTVVIKPGDSFAFVADSLVNGGVVKSARALKVAARIRGVDKKLVVGRYDFSGDNSIQSALDKLASGDFLKVRVTIIEGSPIWRVASQLARTMNADSAEVIALSKNAAFLQELKLPYLEGYLFPETYFFPWHTGAKEALSQMVQMFRGQTENVISTKSANGLTPEQVLILASIVEAEAMIDAEKPKIASVYLNRLEKRMRLDADPTVIYGLGGLDRPLYTKDIAIITPYNTYRKYGLPPTPINSPGLEAIKAVLSPDIHEYLFFVADGSGGHRFTKTNAEHNRARRDIRRARKAAGG